AAATGATAGATACTGTTAGTTATTTTTTCGATTGAGTGGAAAAACCCCGAAAACGAACGGTCAGATTAAGAGACCATTAGGTGAGCAAACAACAAAACATACGTTTCTCGTAGAGGTGAAGACTGAAGAGTTACTTTCATTTTCTGAAAAAGGGCACAACATAAATTTACATTACCCTACAAGTCCTTCCAGATAAACCTACTCATAAGCTCGAATAGCCCTAATCTTTTCTCCGTATTATTCACCAAAACTAAACAGTTACCCATATTTGATCATCATTGTAAAAAGAATCAAAACGATAGGTACCGTGCACGAATAATAGTAATAATCAAAAACCTGACAATTCTTTTCCAGTCAAATAGACCAAAACACCCTTGCTTTTAGCTAAATCCAACACCCAAAAACACCCCTGACTGAACCCCGACTGATACCTATAGATTTGACCCTTTTGTCTGTAGAAATAGGGTTAATTTagtctattaaggaataaaatccGTTCTTAAACCAGCTGGCGCGAAAGATTAACTGAAAAAGGTACTTTGTCTTTTCAGAagtaataaacaaaacaaaaataaaaaatctacacactctCTCTATTCTACTCACACTCTACTCCAGTCTCTCTCTGTAAATGAAAAatggtggaattagggttttctgataaacacaagaagaagactactaagaacaagaagaacaaacAACAACAAACTACATTGAGATCgagttctggtggtggtggccgaGAAGAAAGTCCAAATTCAATACACTTCACTACTACTACAAATACTGAATCTCTATTTTCATCTGCTTGTGGTAGTGTTGATCGTTGCTCATTAGCTTCTGAACAGGTTTTTgatcatgaaaccctaatttctgagcTCTCCGAGGTGATTATAATCAATTTctttccaattttttcttttgagtAGAAAAATGTGACTTTGTTAAGAAATTAGGTATCTCATTAATGTCATGATTTCGGTAGAAGTAGTTACAATATTTTGACTTATTAGGAGTAAAGTTTGATAATGTTGTTTTTCATACATTACAGCATTTGTCAGGAGGTGAACAAGATCTAGGCTCTAATAATATATCAACTGTTCATCAAATCAATTTCCCTATTGACGATGATGATGACGAAGATAACGAAGAAGGTGAAGTGTTAGAACTTAATTTAGCTTTGTTCAATTGAAATGGAAGTTATtccaaaaagatttttttttttttttttgagaattagGGCTTTTCATTTACATGATAGTCGAGTCAATAACTGGTTTACTCTACATATGCAGGTGTTGAAGACGAAGAGAATGATTATGTTGATGTAGATCCTTCTAGCTCTTCCTTCTCTCAAGCTATAAAAGGTAAAGGCAGTTCGCCATGAAAGTTTTGTCTTGTTTTGTGGTGTAATGTTGTAGTGTTGATTTTTGTGTTTTCCCTCATCCAGAATGCCAGCACCGGCGACGTAGATCAGAAGCTATTCCATCTCAGAAGAAGCAAATGAGACAAAGGCCTGTTTCAGTAGATCTGAACAACACTGGAAACTATGGTACTAGTTCTTCGCCTCGATACAACGGTATGAGAAAAAGTTCTGTTTCTTCGCAGAAATTAGATACATTTCCGAGCCCTGGAACACCGAATCACTGGCGAGGCAATGTAGGATCTCAGAAAGGTTGGTGCTCGGAACGTGTACCATTACCAACAAATGGTGGTCGTAGATATGGGACTGCAGGTGTTCTGCCTTTTAATCCTGGGAGAACCTTGCCATCCAAATGGGAAGATGCAGAGAAGTGGATCTTCAGCCCAGTTTCTGGAGATGGTCTTACTCGGACTTCCAGACCAGCACCTCATAGACGCCCAAAGTCAAAGAGCGGACCAATTGGTCCACCGGATATTGCATACTACTCACCTTGTGGACCCATGTTTGAGGGAGGGAATGTTGAGAACTATGTGGCTCGTTCTCCATTTTCAGCCGGAGTTTTAGCTATTGAAGCTGTGCCTAATCGAGGTACTTGTAGTAATGGCAGCAGGAGCAGCAGTGGCAATGGCAGTATCGGTGGTGGGGTATCTTATGCATTGGATGGAGATTCTTGTATAGTGCGTTCAGCTAGCATACACGGATGGTCATCTAGTTTGTTGAGTCAGTCTTCGCTTTCCGGCTCCAGAGGTACATGATTGTTTCCACTGAACTTCTGTATATCGGAGAAATAGTTGCATTTGTCTTATATGAGTGTTCTGTTATTTGGTGCAGCAAgaaataagaaattttcaaagcaTGAAAGATTATCTGATGTATAACCCACTTCTATAACATAGATTAGTATGATTGAATATTTACTGATTTTAGGATTAACAGAAGTCTCCTAATCTGTATTAAGGGGTCTGTTTCCCAATATTTCTGTTGATGCTAGCTATTTCCAAATGGTTTGGATGTACAGATGGCAGTAAAGATGCATCAATCAAGATTTCTCATGTTATGTCAAGAAGGGACATGGCAACTCAGATGAGTCCTGATGGCAGCCCCAACTCTTCTCCTAAAAGGACCTGTTTCGCTCCATCTCCTCCCCCGCTTCTTCCCATTATAGAGCAGCAGACCCATCATAATATAGAAGTCAGGGACGTGGAGGTAGACGGTAGAGTTACTGTGACACGGTGGTCTCGGAAACATGGAGCACGAGCGCCCCGGAAGGGAAATGGAGATGTCAAAGATCGGAAAAAGAAATCTTCTGAAACTCAAATTTCTGGTTGGGAAATTACAGAGACTGGAGTATCGAAGTATGCACCTTTTGCCTCTTTCTTCTCCGTTTTACTTTGTCGTTACACACATGTGTTCCTTGTTACAACAGCTAGTTTTGGAACAGAATTTGATGATGGATGTTTGGTCTAGCGGCCTTTAATGCCTCTAATTTACATATGGGTTTTTTTCAGGTTCAAAAGAGAGGAAGCCAAGATCACTGCCTGGGAGAATTTGCAGAAAGCAAAAGCTGAAACAGCAATACGGAAATTAGAGGTTTTTTAGTTCACACTTTCATGCTCCTTTCATTTAAAGAAACATCCAAGACTTGTGCTCTAATAATTATATATGTTGTGTGATGCATAAGACTTTTTATATCGTTCCTAACAAGGCTTATTTCAGATGAAATTGGAGAAGAAGAGGTCTTCTTCAATGGATAAGATCATGGACAAGTTGAAATCAGCTCAAAAGAAAGCCCAAAAGATGAGAAGCTCAGTTTCATCCAAAGATTCCGAAAATACACATCAAGTAGTCAAGACTTCGAGCAAAGCTGTATCCTTCCGTCGGTCTGGTCAGATTGGTGCTTTAGGTTGCTTCACTTGCCATGCCTGCTAATGTGGATTCGGCTGATAGTTGGTTCTTGAAGTTGAAATTAACAGATTTAAGGTGAAAAAAGTCGGTCAGATCCCTACTGTGTGGCATGCTGTTTCTGTTAGATCAATTGCTAAGCCGTACCAGGTCTTAAAAACCATAGAGGGTAACAATACCAGTTACACAGATGTTTAGCCCGTTTGTAAAAAATATCACAGACCATCTTCCCAGTTACCTCATCTATGTACTCTATTTTGCAAGACCATGTACATTTTGTTAGTTTCCTCGCAATTTAGAGCGAAGAATTTCAATAGATGTCTGTTTCTGTTTGCTCTTTTTGTTACCGAGTTCAGGCCTGAAGAATTTCAATGGATGTCTGTTTTCCTTTGCTGTGTTTGCTACCTAGTTCAGGCCTGCTTTGTTGCATATTAAAAAAAACATTGAACGGAAGGTATTGTGGTTAGACTGATACTGCCTGAATATGGCATTTATTTAGGTGCCCAACTGAAGGCCAGCAAAGCATAGGATTCCAGTTTTTCTATGATCAGGGGAAACAAAGTTGGGTTGACAGTGGTGCACATTGTACTATTCACTCTGTAGATTTGGACCACCTTGATTTTCACCACCGCAGCCAACCACGAAAATCAACAAGAGACCAAATAAAAAATCAGTAAGATATATTAGCTCAAAATTTATCTCATCTATCCAGAATATTCAACACACAAGAACTTGTCAAATTTGTTTGCCCATCTTTCAATAATTGGTATAGCAgacaaatattcaacataaaatttcaatttttagtAACGACATAGGTATAAATTGATGTATATATATGTGCATACAAAACTTTCAACCTCACACCTGCCAAACCAGCTGTACCAACATCCGACACTGAAACACAGGAAACAAACAAGTTGTTTTGTTATCATTAACAAGGTTCAAAGAATAGTTTGAAGGTTTCACTGAAACCCAGAAGAAATGGTGAAATGCAACCTCAAAATTCTTTTCTCATCCCTGGTAAAAAGTTTTACTAAAAGGGAAAGAAAATTGTATTCACACCTTTCATGATGTCATGGAAACTCAAAGCAGCCTGACCCCAGCAAGTATAATCTTCCTTTGAGAGATCAATAGGGTACTGGGCATATAATATTCAAAGGCTCGGCCATGAAAATTTTCCCATCTATTACATTTTCCATAGTAAACTGGGGCTTTCTAGCTTCTCGGGTACTCAATGACGAGGCCTTCAGCCACACTTCTTGCTCTTGCATGGCCATGGAATTTCTTCACTATAGCCAACGCAAAATCTGCTACAGTTGCTAGTCCCTTGCTTGTTATCAATGTACCATCAATTGTGACTCCGGCACCATTAACTTGACTAGTTAGCTGGTTAATGATGGAGGGATGAGCCGTGACTCTTTTTTCCTGGTAAAAGAAAATAATTGAACAAGTGATCAGTTTGACTATTTAGCAATTGAGCATAAATATAGAGAAATCAAGCAACTTGCACGTTACTTCGATTAATCCTTGTTTCTGCAGAACTAGTGGAGATGAGCAAATTGCCCCAAATATTCTTCCAGCGGATTTTTGTTCCTTGAGCATCTTCTTGAGAACCTTGCTTTTCTGTAGCCGATCAGCCCCAGCTGCCCCTCCCTAAAAATTAACGATTAAATCCTCTTATGACATATATAAGAAGCAGTTACTAAAGCAGCCCCATTGTTAACATCTGTTGTGTTTGTATCACCCTTACCGGAAGAACAATGAGATCGTAAATTGATTCAGATGCCTCACTAATAGACTTGTCGGCAACGATATTTGTTCCTTGGGATGCCACTATCTGCACTGACTTTTCAACTGAAGCAACCATGACTTCGACATTAGCTCGCCGGAGAACATCAATCAACGTTACCACTTCAATTTCTTCGGATCCATTTGCTATTGGAATAAGAACCTGATAGCAATTAAATATTTGAAGTTAAAAGGTGAAGGGTTCGTCCTCAGAAGGGAGGCAAAGTATGAGGGGTTTATCACAAGAATTTGAAGCACAAAACACCTAACTACCAACAAAACAACCGAGAACAGTGAGGAGAAATATGCACTACTTACACGAGGGATATGGTCAACAGACCACTCGACTTTGTTGAATTCCTCTCCCCTGAGCTGATTAGCATCAGTGCGCATTAACTGCAGTAAAAGATATCAACAGCACCAAGTGGTAGTATAGCATGTCAGAAATCTACACTTTGTTTTAGACAGGTGAAACAATCTTTATTATATCGCCAAGCAAGGCAAAATGAAAAAACCAATTCATTCTATAATAACTGATAAGTGATAACAATATTTACCAGTGCTGCGCCAATCTCAGCAGCAACAGACTCCCCAAACAACTGAGCAACCAAAGATAGAGCAAACTCGAATGTGGTACCAGGACCCCGGCTTGTTGTGAGCTCCCCCGAGATTTGAATGTTTGATTTAACAGCCCAGAAAGTTGGAAGCTCGTGCATGAAAGCTGGATGCCCGGTTGTCTTACAGAAGCCAAAGCAGACAACTATATTAGTAAGACCCTCAATCCCAATACTGTAGTAATCGTGGTTTCTTACATATGAGGTTCAACAATGAAGCTGAAACAAAATTTCCAACTATAGTTTGCAAAATTGAGTCAAAATGAACAAGCCATACCTGTTTTCTTTTCAAGAGACCCCATGGATTAAGAGTAACAGCAGGAGCAGCACAAATAGCAGCATAAAACCGTTTCTCTTCGGCTTGTTTACTTGTCATCTTTCGAAGAATTTCACAATCTCGTAATCGAGCAGACCCGGGCATTCCACCCTATAATCATTTACCAGCAGCTCAATTTCAGTAAAAGCCTTGAAATGGATAAGACACATGtaatttgaaaattagggttttagaattaCTAAACAGGTAGAGCAATAAGATCAAAGATTTGATTAGAACAAGTAGAGATTGAGGTATCTGCAACAAGTCTAGTTCCAGCTGAAGCTTCAATCTCAAGTTCAGATTCTACTGATGCTATGATTACTTCTGCACCAGCTCTCCGCAGAACATTAACCATTATCACTGCTTCCATTTCTTCAGTACCATATCCAATTGGAATCAAAACCTGTTTAAAAATACTCAAATTATTAAAACCacataaaaaaatacaaaaaaaggtTTAGGGTTTAAGAATCAAGGAACATTCAAAACACCTTCTTTTTAGGTTCCGCATTTGGTGTCACTGTTACTGGTTTCACTGTTTTTGCTGTTCGTTTCGGTTTGGAATTCGACGATGAAGAAGTAGAAGTAGAGGGAGCTTGCTGTTGAGTGAATACGGGTGCATAGGATGATGAAATTAGAGCTTTAGGAAATACCACTCGGTTCCTCTGAACAGATGTGAACTTCTGAAGTGACGGCTGAAATAAAGATAACAGAGACTCCATTAAATggcgggaagaagaagaagaagaatcggaGAGGAAAATGGGATTACTGACGGGATCGAGTTAGTGAAATAAAAAATGGGGTTTATACTCTGGATATAACCTGATCCAGGTAGAACTGGGTACAAATAACTGGTTCGAATAAAACTGGTTCTCGAGCAGCAGTAATCCGGTTATAGGGCCGGCTCATAACCGGTTCGGGTCCGAGGTGCTGTAATCTACGTGGAAAGAGGATAACCGTTATCTACACgatgaaaaaaatgaagatgaacaCCAAAtttgattaacaaaaaaaaaaaaaaatacttacagTGGCGGTATAAGAATGGAGGAGTGAGAAGTAGATGCTAACAAAATACACAGTTCCAAAAATGTTTAGGATTTTGGTGAAGAGAGCTCATGCAACAgcaacttcaacaacaacagtAAAATCTTGTTGTAATTTTACTGTAAGAAGAGAGTTTAGTTTACTAGGAGTTTTACAGGATGGAGTAGACAAGAAATCTGATTCATTTCAACGTAATTCTGATTCTATGAAACAAATACTTTCAGAACTTCAAAATCATATTAATAAGGTGAGTGATCATAATTTGTGTCTTAAGTTATTTTTGTgaaatttgacctaattttgacTCTTTTGTTTGTGTTTGATCATACttcatattttttgtatttcaggTTTTGATTGGTGGTGGTTCAGAAGCTGTAAAGAGGAATAAGAGCCGGAATAAGCTTTTACCTAGAGAAAGAATTCAGCACTTGATTGATCCTGGTTCATCCTTTCTTGAGCTATCTCAGGTGTGtgtggaaaaaaaaattgttcgatTGTAAAactcatttctttttcttttttgggggGAAATGTTTAGATTGGGTGCTCGAACTACTGACCAGTTAGGTTGATTGTCTTCGTTTGGCCTAGTTAGTTAGTTCATGACACTTTTAAGTTGTATATGAAGCTTGCAGGCCATGAGTTATATGATGAAGCATTACCATCTGGGGGGATAATCACTGGAATAGGCCCAGTGCATGGTCGTCTCTGCGTATTTGTGGCTAATGACCCTACTGTAAAGGGTGGTACATATTACCCTATTACTGTTAAGAAACATCTCAGGGCACAAGAGATTGCTGCTCAGTGTAACTTGCCGTGCTTATATCTTGTTGACAGCGG
This is a stretch of genomic DNA from Papaver somniferum cultivar HN1 chromosome 1, ASM357369v1, whole genome shotgun sequence. It encodes these proteins:
- the LOC113297820 gene encoding uncharacterized protein LOC113297820 — protein: MVELGFSDKHKKKTTKNKKNKQQQTTLRSSSGGGGREESPNSIHFTTTTNTESLFSSACGSVDRCSLASEQVFDHETLISELSEHLSGGEQDLGSNNISTVHQINFPIDDDDDEDNEEGVEDEENDYVDVDPSSSSFSQAIKECQHRRRRSEAIPSQKKQMRQRPVSVDLNNTGNYGTSSSPRYNGMRKSSVSSQKLDTFPSPGTPNHWRGNVGSQKGWCSERVPLPTNGGRRYGTAGVLPFNPGRTLPSKWEDAEKWIFSPVSGDGLTRTSRPAPHRRPKSKSGPIGPPDIAYYSPCGPMFEGGNVENYVARSPFSAGVLAIEAVPNRGTCSNGSRSSSGNGSIGGGVSYALDGDSCIVRSASIHGWSSSLLSQSSLSGSRDGSKDASIKISHVMSRRDMATQMSPDGSPNSSPKRTCFAPSPPPLLPIIEQQTHHNIEVRDVEVDGRVTVTRWSRKHGARAPRKGNGDVKDRKKKSSETQISGWEITETGVSKFKREEAKITAWENLQKAKAETAIRKLEMKLEKKRSSSMDKIMDKLKSAQKKAQKMRSSVSSKDSENTHQVVKTSSKAVSFRRSGQIGALGCFTCHAC
- the LOC113332218 gene encoding protein DJ-1 homolog C-like; the encoded protein is MESLLSLFQPSLQKFTSVQRNRVVFPKALISSSYAPVFTQQQAPSTSTSSSSNSKPKRTAKTVKPVTVTPNAEPKKKVLIPIGYGTEEMEAVIMVNVLRRAGAEVIIASVESELEIEASAGTRLVADTSISTCSNQIFDLIALPGGMPGSARLRDCEILRKMTSKQAEEKRFYAAICAAPAVTLNPWGLLKRKQTTGHPAFMHELPTFWAVKSNIQISGELTTSRGPGTTFEFALSLVAQLFGESVAAEIGAALLMRTDANQLRGEEFNKVEWSVDHIPRVLIPIANGSEEIEVVTLIDVLRRANVEVMVASVEKSVQIVASQGTNIVADKSISEASESIYDLIVLPGGAAGADRLQKSKVLKKMLKEQKSAGRIFGAICSSPLVLQKQGLIEEKRVTAHPSIINQLTSQVNGAGVTIDGTLITSKGLATVADFALAIVKKFHGHARARSVAEGLVIEYPRS